ATGGAGCTGGCATTTTCCAGGTTGAGGCTAGAGGCAGCAAAGTATACTATGTAGGAGCCTTCGTTGGTGTTGAAACCAACCCCGACAGGTATCCGCTGGCCGTGCTCAGCCTGCAGGAGTCTTGGTGGTGTATCAGGGAGAAAATCCCCATCTGGTGTCGGCACAAAGGGCAGCCTCAATTGCTTCTTGTGGTTCAAGATGGAGAACTCGTGTTTGGAGAACTCACCAGGTTCCTTCCCTTGCAGGCAGCCCACCAGGGCTGTGCTGTTACCATCGGGGCAGCCCAGCAGCTGGCCCAGCCTCTGGCCTCTCTCCTGGGCCTCTTCAAGTGAAATCCAAGCCCAGGGTACGTTCGGGGCTCCGTTCTGCAGCGCAGCACGAGTGAAGAGGGGCCGGCTCCCCGGGGAGAGGAGGTGGAAGCCGACTGATGCAGCCCCAGCGTCCTGGCCGAAAAGGAGGAAACGGGCTGGGTCCCCTCCGAAGGCGGCTGCGTTGCCCCGCAGCCAGCGCAGCGCCAGGCGCTGGTCCCACAGGCCGGCGTTccctggggcggctgggggcagagacAGGAAACCCAGCGCCCCCAGCCGGTAGTTCATGGAGGCCACGATCACGTTCTCGGTGGCGGCTAAGAAGCGCCCGTCATAGACATCGAGGGAGGCTGCCCCTGCGAAGAACGCCCCGCCGTGGATCCAGATGAGTATGGGGGCCGTCCCGttaggctggggatggggcaccCAGACATTGAGGAAGAGGCAGTCCTCAGACTGTGGCATTTTGGATGACCAGACATCAGCCTGAGGGTAACCAGGGAGTGCAGGCTGGTGGCAGGTGTTGCCGAAGTTGGTGGTCTCCAGGACTTGGCTCCAGGGCTGGTGAGGAAGTGATTTCTGGAAGCGCAAGGCCCCCACGGGGGGCTCGGCATAGGGGATGCCCAGGAAGGCTGTGACTGTGCCAGAGCCGTCCGGGAGGCGCTTGCCCCGGATAGGGCCGCTGGTGGTGAGCACCACGGTGCCATCGTCATCGGAGCCAGAGCTGGGGCCCgtcagggagaggaggagcaggcaggggagtgcggggaggagTCCCAGCATTGCGGCAGCTGTAagggaaacccccccccccacagggagTTACAGGGAACGGGATCTGAGGCCTTTCTCCTCTAGGGGGAGCTGGGtcccatccagtcccagctgcctAATTACCATCAGAAGGGAGCTCCGTACTTCAGACTAGATCCCAGTTAGGAAATAGAGCCCCTTGGTGTGTACCACTCATTCTCTGGCTCCCTGCTCAACTTCCAGATTGGCATCAACCATGACGctagctcggggaggggaggggagtctaatgggttagagcagggggggctgggagtctggactcctgggttctaatctcaGGTCTGAGAATGGGGTCTGTGGAAAGGGTAgtacctattgggtttccgggaagtGGGTGGGCGGAAGTTAACAGATCCcgccccccagcctaagggatggatagggagtgcatggagaaggaggtgaggggaaaagtgcagccagaagcgaagcaggatattggtgaggagccgaTATAGGGGCTGCAACCGGGCGCACTCTAAGTAAACGTGCGCCACGGTCTCCCTcccgccgcagaaggggcaggtgtctggggcaggggtaaaccgcgccaagtacacgcccgtgctcacggccccatgaaggagccgccaactgatatccccagcaggcctcgggaccaggggagagtataggctggcccaaGATGGGTAATTACCTAGAGTGATCCCAATTCCAGCTGCTTTTCTACCTCATTCCCTCCCTTTGCCCCTCTGTCCCTAGCTCGCCAGTGGCACAGACTCACCTGCCCTTCTCCTTGGTGCAATTGCGGCTTTGTGGCTTTCTCTGTGTCTCTCAGCTCAGCACAAAGGCGAATGGGGGATGCTGGGGAAACGGGAAGCCTCCAATGCTGAGAATAACAGCCAGGAAGCAGCCACTGGGGCTTATTTATCCTCAAATCTGTGTCCTCATTGGACTCTGCAAACACAAAGGGGGGTGGGATCTGTGCCAGCCAGGTGGGTctggagccaaggggtttggaaACAGAGACTCAGTTGGGTAAACAGCGTGAGAGTTCTAGGGATGCAGGTGCCCTGATCCCTGAATTGCAGCCAACTCTGGGGTAGGTCATCTGGGCACTTGGAAGTGAATGGGGAATTCATGTCCAAAGAAAAGAGAAGTGGATTTTAGAGGAAGGGGCAGAATGGAATAACTCCAGGGGATGATTGGAGAGTTGCCTGGGTTTCTATCCCTCCAATGAGGGAAAGTGCTAGGGGATATGCAGTGAGAAGTGAGAGTTGGTTATTTCAAATGTGAAAAGCAGCATaccctgcagctcagcaccccagcgGAGTATTTCAGACAGCTCCAGCTGCAAGAGGTggtcctgggggaattctgcccaGAATTCATGTGCCATGCAAAAAGaattctgcagaaaatacattctgttgCAGTTATGTCTTTCAGCCACCAGTGGCTGcggtggcaccagaacagagagcAGCCACTCCCGGGCCAGCCCCAGGTGTGGATAGGGAAGAGAAGGGGTTGCTTTCTTCACAGGGCCATGCTGGTAGGGCCAGGTTGGAAGGCACGGGAtatggcgggggcgggggctggacaGTGAGGGGCACATGAGGCTTCTGGGGGGGTCACAGAGTGGGGTTCGTAAGTGCTAGTGGGGAACAGATTGGGGGGTCTGAattggagtgggggtgcagggacacatgggggcagggggcagagaggggctgagggggagTGCAGGGCAAGCTGAGgacaggggcaggagggtgcagggacacatggaggAAGGGGTGACTGAGTGGAGGTAGAAGAACATACAGGGGGCGGGGGTAGGTCCacttggggacaggggcagaggtgCCTGATTGAATGAGAGAGGCTatgggtcagccagggtctgcctgGGGGAGgatccctaacaatccctccccgccccaaaCCTTTTCTagacttctcccacccacacccagcaACCCTCCACGTTCACACCCAggttccttcccagcaattacttccctctccctctgacCTCCGTGACcccgactcccccaagcctttgcactggtTCTGAGGGGGCTGAGAAATACATCTCTGTATTGTAgtgtaaatgaattattactccgAGTTGtttattaatatgcctagtaaggaatagATTTGTCAGAAAACACTTCCTGAATCTTTTTAGTTGTCTGTATTGCTACAGACATACTTGGCGTCAGGTATTTTGAAAGAAATTACCAAAATAGTTGAAAcaggtgtgattatattgtgttattttgccAAGTAAAATATGCATGATTtcgcagaattttaaaatattttcagagtagcagccgtgttagtctgtatccgcaaaaaaaacaggagtacttgtggcaccttaaagactaacaaatttattgtagcatgagctttcgtgagctaaagctcacttcttcggatgcatagaatggaacacacagacaggagatatttatacatacagagaacatgaaaaggtggataccaacaggcagagtctaatcaattgagatgagctatcgttagcaggaggaaaaaacttttgaagtgataattaagatggcccatagaaggtgtgatgAGAACTAAACATAGGAAAATacaatcaattggtgtaatgacccaaccattcccagtctttatttagaccacagttaatggtatctagtttgcatattaattcaagttcagcagtctctctttggagtctgtttttgaagtttttttgttgcaaaattgccaccttcaagtctgtcactgagtggttaggaaggttgaagtgttctcccactggtttttgaatgttatgattcctgatgtcagatttgtgtccatttattcttttgcgtagagactgtccggtttggccaatgtacatggcagaggggcattgctggcacatgatggcatatatcacgttggtagatgtgcaggtgtaggcccctgatggtgtgtctgatgtgattaggtcctgtgatggtgtcacttgaatggatatgtggacagagctggcatcgggctttattgcaaggataggttcctgggttagtgtttatgttgtatggtgtgcggttgctggtgagtatttgcttcaggttgggaggctgtctataagcaaggactggcctgtctcccaagatctgtgagagtgagggatcatctttaaggataggttgtaaatctttgatgatgcgctggagaggttttagttgggggctgtaggtgatggctagtggtgttctgttattttcttttttaggcctaatcacatcagacacaccatcaggggctcgtacacctgcacatctaccaacgtgatatatgccatcatgtgccagcaatgcccctctgccatgtacattggccaaaccggacagtctctacgcaaaagaataaatggacacaaatctgacatcaggaatcataacattcaaaaaccagtgggagaacacttcaaccttcctaaccactcagtgacagacttgaaggtggcaattttgcaacaaaaaaacttcaaaaacagactccaaagagagactgctgaacttgaattaatatgcaaactagataccattaactgtggtctaaataaagactgggaatggttgggtcattacaccaattgattctatttccctatgtttagttctcctcacaccttctatgggccatcttaattatcacttcaaaagttttttcctcctgctaacgatagctcatctcaattgattagactctgcctgttggtatttccaccttttcatgttctctgtatgtataaatatctcctgtctgtgtgttccattcta
The Mauremys reevesii isolate NIE-2019 linkage group 15, ASM1616193v1, whole genome shotgun sequence DNA segment above includes these coding regions:
- the LOC120384053 gene encoding acetylcholinesterase-like; translated protein: MLGLLPALPCLLLLSLTGPSSGSDDDGTVVLTTSGPIRGKRLPDGSGTVTAFLGIPYAEPPVGALRFQKSLPHQPWSQVLETTNFGNTCHQPALPGYPQADVWSSKMPQSEDCLFLNVWVPHPQPNGTAPILIWIHGGAFFAGAASLDVYDGRFLAATENVIVASMNYRLGALGFLSLPPAAPGNAGLWDQRLALRWLRGNAAAFGGDPARFLLFGQDAGAASVGFHLLSPGSRPLFTRAALQNGAPNVPWAWISLEEAQERGQRLGQLLGCPDGNSTALVGCLQGKEPGEFSKHEFSILNHKKQLRLPFVPTPDGDFLPDTPPRLLQAEHGQRIPVGVGFNTNEGSYIVYFAASSLNLENASSIGWEELLQVVRLIVPGVPDEAIQAMAQWYIQEGEEQGEARYRWAMEQIAGDYIIVCPILEVARQEAEAGNPVYTYHFAHRSSGLSIPEWMGVPHGSEIPYVFGTLASVVGSNYTEAEVALSHRVMHYLAVYAWSGKPMVGEGSEKQWPAYDPAKENFERIALKPPKPETASSASRCEFLASLLSEKPKAPGADVPSLGGRE